The following proteins come from a genomic window of Methylorubrum populi:
- the purC gene encoding phosphoribosylaminoimidazolesuccinocarboxamide synthase, giving the protein MDFLKPRYTPMNRRRRIYEGKAKVLYEGPEPGTLIQHFKDDATAFNAKKHEVIDGKGVLNNRISEFVFQHLNDIGVPTHFIRRLNMREQLIREVEIIPLEVVVRNVAAGSLAQRLGLEEGTQLPRSIIEFYYKNDQLNDPMVSEEHITAFGWATPQEIDDIMALAIRVNDFLSGLFLGVGIRLVDFKMETGRLWEGDLMRIVVADEISPDSCRLWDIKSSDKLDKDRFRKDLGGLIEAYTEVAKRLGIMSENEKVQTGGPRLVQ; this is encoded by the coding sequence ATGGACTTCCTCAAACCACGGTACACGCCTATGAACCGCCGCCGTCGCATCTACGAGGGCAAGGCGAAGGTCCTCTACGAGGGACCGGAGCCCGGCACGCTCATCCAGCATTTCAAGGACGACGCGACCGCCTTCAATGCAAAGAAGCACGAGGTGATCGACGGCAAGGGCGTGCTGAACAACCGGATCTCCGAGTTCGTTTTCCAGCACCTCAACGACATCGGCGTGCCGACCCACTTCATCCGCCGGCTCAACATGCGTGAGCAGTTGATCCGTGAGGTCGAGATCATTCCCCTCGAGGTGGTCGTGCGCAACGTGGCGGCGGGCTCGCTCGCCCAGCGGCTCGGGCTGGAGGAAGGCACCCAGCTGCCGCGCTCGATCATCGAGTTCTACTACAAGAACGATCAGCTCAACGACCCGATGGTGTCGGAGGAGCACATTACCGCGTTCGGCTGGGCGACGCCCCAGGAGATCGACGACATCATGGCGCTTGCCATCCGCGTCAACGACTTCCTGTCCGGCCTTTTCCTCGGCGTCGGCATCCGTCTCGTCGATTTCAAGATGGAGACCGGCCGCCTGTGGGAAGGCGACCTGATGCGCATCGTCGTCGCCGACGAGATCTCCCCGGATTCGTGCCGGCTGTGGGATATCAAGTCCTCGGACAAGCTCGACAAGGACCGCTTCCGCAAGGATCTGGGCGGTCTGATCGAGGCCTACACGGAAGTCGCCAAGCGCCTCGGCATCATGTCCGAGAACGAGAAGGTCCAGACCGGCGGTCCGCGCCTCGTGCAGTAA